A genomic region of Pseudoxanthomonas suwonensis contains the following coding sequences:
- the gyrA gene encoding DNA gyrase subunit A, producing the protein MTETAKEIIPVNLEDEMRRSYLDYAMSVIVGRALPDVRDGLKPVHRRVLFAMNELGAHSNKPYYKSARIVGDVIGKYHPHGDQSVYDTLVRMAQPFSLRYLLVDGQGNFGSVDGDAAAAMRYTEARMSRLTHELIADIDKETVDFQPNYDEKEQEPTVMPTRFPNLLVNGSAGIAVGMATNIPPHNLTEVVNGLLALIDEPELDVDALMQHIPGPDFPTAGIINGVGGIQLAYRTGRGRVRMRAKAEVEVADNGREAIIVTEIPYQVNKARLIEKIAELVKEKKLEGISELRDESDKDGMRIYIEVKRGDSAEVVLNNLYQQTQLESVFGINMVALVDGRPQLVNLRQILDAFLRHRREVVTRRTIFELRKARARAHVLEGLTVALANIDEMIELIKTSESPQVARERMLGRTWEPGLVGALLAATGAEASKPDDLPAGVGLVDGPASIRQYRLTETQAQQILEMRLHRLTGLEQEKLTEEYRQLLETIRGLIEILEDPDVLREVIRTELNNLKEEFGDARRSEIRASEEDLDILDLIAPEDVVVTLSHAGYAKRQPVSAYRAQRRGGRGRSAAATKEEDFIDQLWLVNTHDTLLTFTSNGKVFWLPVHQLPEAGSNARGRPIINWIPLEEGEKVQAVLPVREYAEGLYVFFATRNGTVKKTPLTEFAFRLARGKIAINLDEGDALVGVALTHGAADIMLFASNGKAVRFDESEVRSMGRTATGVRGIRLADGGEVVSLVVPEGEGDILTASERGYGKRTPLEEYPKKGRGTQGVIAIQTSARNGKLVGAIQLSEQHEVLLISDGGTLVRTRASGISQVGRNTQGVTLIRLGEGESLQAVERVDASLDEEDEPTVARGDDAAAAESAPQA; encoded by the coding sequence ATGACCGAAACCGCCAAAGAAATCATCCCGGTCAACCTCGAAGACGAAATGCGCCGCAGCTACCTCGATTACGCCATGAGCGTGATCGTCGGCCGCGCGCTTCCCGACGTCCGCGATGGCCTGAAGCCGGTGCACCGGCGCGTGCTGTTCGCGATGAACGAGCTCGGTGCGCACAGCAACAAGCCGTACTACAAGTCCGCGCGCATCGTCGGCGACGTCATCGGCAAGTACCACCCGCACGGCGACCAGTCGGTCTACGACACGCTGGTGCGCATGGCCCAGCCGTTTTCGCTGCGCTACCTGCTGGTGGACGGGCAGGGCAACTTCGGCTCGGTCGACGGCGACGCCGCGGCGGCGATGCGTTACACCGAGGCGCGCATGTCGCGCCTGACCCACGAGCTGATCGCCGACATCGACAAGGAAACCGTCGACTTCCAGCCCAACTACGACGAGAAGGAACAGGAGCCGACGGTCATGCCGACCCGGTTCCCGAACCTGCTGGTCAACGGTTCGGCCGGTATTGCCGTGGGCATGGCCACCAACATCCCGCCGCACAACCTCACCGAGGTGGTGAACGGCCTGCTGGCGCTGATCGACGAGCCCGAGCTCGACGTCGACGCACTGATGCAGCACATCCCCGGTCCGGACTTCCCGACCGCGGGCATCATCAATGGCGTCGGCGGCATCCAGCTGGCCTACCGCACCGGCCGTGGCCGCGTGCGCATGCGCGCCAAGGCCGAGGTCGAGGTGGCCGACAACGGCCGCGAGGCGATCATCGTCACCGAGATTCCGTACCAGGTGAACAAGGCGCGGCTGATCGAGAAGATCGCCGAGCTGGTCAAGGAAAAGAAGCTCGAGGGCATTTCCGAACTACGCGACGAGTCCGACAAGGACGGCATGCGCATCTACATCGAGGTCAAGCGCGGCGACTCGGCCGAGGTGGTGCTCAACAACCTCTACCAGCAGACCCAGCTGGAGTCGGTGTTTGGCATCAACATGGTGGCGCTGGTCGACGGCCGCCCGCAGCTGGTCAACCTCAGGCAGATCCTCGACGCCTTCCTGCGCCACCGCCGCGAGGTGGTGACCCGCCGCACCATCTTCGAACTGCGCAAGGCCCGCGCCCGTGCCCACGTGCTCGAAGGCCTGACCGTCGCGCTGGCCAACATCGACGAGATGATCGAGCTGATCAAGACCTCGGAGAGCCCGCAGGTGGCCAGGGAGCGCATGCTCGGCCGCACCTGGGAGCCGGGCCTGGTCGGCGCGCTGCTGGCCGCGACCGGCGCCGAGGCGTCCAAGCCGGACGACCTGCCGGCCGGGGTCGGCTTGGTCGACGGGCCGGCTTCAATCAGGCAATACCGGCTGACCGAGACCCAGGCCCAGCAGATCCTGGAGATGCGTCTGCACCGCCTTACCGGCCTGGAGCAGGAAAAGCTGACCGAGGAGTACCGCCAGCTGCTGGAGACCATCCGCGGCCTGATCGAGATCCTCGAGGATCCGGACGTGCTGCGCGAAGTGATCCGCACCGAGCTGAACAACCTCAAGGAGGAGTTCGGCGACGCGCGCCGCAGCGAGATCCGCGCCAGCGAGGAGGACCTGGACATCCTCGACCTGATCGCGCCGGAAGACGTGGTGGTGACTTTGTCGCACGCCGGCTACGCCAAGCGTCAGCCGGTGTCGGCGTACCGCGCACAGAGGCGCGGTGGCCGCGGCCGCAGCGCGGCGGCGACCAAGGAAGAGGATTTCATCGACCAGCTGTGGCTGGTCAACACCCACGACACGCTGCTGACCTTCACCAGCAACGGCAAGGTGTTCTGGTTGCCGGTGCACCAGCTGCCCGAGGCCGGCTCCAATGCCCGTGGCCGGCCGATCATCAACTGGATCCCGCTGGAGGAAGGCGAGAAGGTCCAGGCCGTGCTGCCGGTGCGCGAGTACGCCGAAGGCCTGTACGTGTTCTTCGCCACCCGCAACGGCACGGTCAAGAAGACCCCGCTGACCGAGTTCGCCTTCCGCCTGGCGCGCGGCAAGATCGCGATCAACCTGGACGAGGGCGACGCGCTGGTCGGCGTGGCCCTGACCCACGGCGCCGCCGACATCATGCTGTTCGCTTCCAACGGCAAGGCGGTGCGCTTCGACGAGTCCGAAGTGCGTTCGATGGGCCGCACCGCCACCGGCGTGCGCGGCATCCGCCTGGCCGATGGCGGGGAGGTGGTCAGCCTGGTGGTGCCGGAGGGCGAGGGCGACATCCTCACCGCCAGCGAACGCGGCTACGGCAAGCGCACGCCGCTGGAGGAGTACCCGAAGAAGGGCCGCGGCACCCAGGGCGTGATCGCGATCCAGACCAGCGCCCGCAACGGCAAGCTGGTCGGCGCGATCCAGCTGTCCGAGCAGCACGAGGTCCTGCTGATCTCCGACGGCGGCACCCTGGTGCGTACCCGCGCCTCGGGGATCTCCCAGGTCGGCCGCAACACCCAGGGCGTGACCCTGATCCGGCTGGGCGAGGGCGAGTCGCTCCAGGCGGTCGAGCGGGTGGACGCCTCGCTGGACGAAGAGGACGAGCCGACGGTCGCGCGTGGCGACGATGCCGCGGCGGCGGAGTCCGCACCGCAGGCCTGA
- a CDS encoding restriction endonuclease: MSSWILGLALAALAAVLAVIYLWLVRRQETETAAGLRALANLRWREFATIIGQAMQQRGLRDASHGPDPGSDSSSSQLLMTDGDSRWLLSCKHGMAYRLGESSVEELASAMDMAGARAGILLTEGRAERDALAAAAARGIEVIDGRRLWPLLKPFMPADTTRRIEADATAQAKRHTLIALGASLALGLVVAVLLPQLESSANRDSATVAATPTSAPAATPATPAEPAAAAAAPVDDDVIQENPDDTTLARYQSDVARTLSEVPGITRAYWLTRATLVIDRSGSDQMVWPLICSELERYPPLRTVRVQLNPRPGSEDAVRWRQCRTI, translated from the coding sequence ATGTCTTCCTGGATATTGGGACTGGCCTTGGCTGCGCTCGCGGCCGTGTTGGCAGTGATCTACTTGTGGCTGGTGCGGCGTCAGGAAACGGAAACCGCCGCAGGCCTGCGTGCATTGGCCAACCTGCGCTGGCGCGAGTTCGCCACGATCATCGGCCAGGCCATGCAGCAGCGCGGCCTGCGCGACGCCAGCCACGGTCCCGATCCGGGCAGCGACTCGAGCAGCAGCCAGTTGCTGATGACCGACGGCGACAGCCGCTGGCTGCTGTCGTGCAAGCACGGCATGGCCTACCGCCTCGGCGAATCGAGCGTGGAGGAACTGGCCAGTGCGATGGACATGGCCGGCGCGCGCGCCGGGATCCTGCTCACCGAGGGCCGCGCCGAGCGCGACGCGCTGGCCGCCGCGGCCGCGCGCGGCATCGAAGTCATCGACGGTCGCCGCCTGTGGCCGCTGCTCAAGCCGTTCATGCCCGCCGACACGACCCGGCGCATCGAGGCCGACGCCACCGCGCAGGCCAAGCGGCACACCCTGATCGCGCTGGGCGCCTCGCTGGCGCTGGGCCTGGTGGTGGCGGTGCTGCTGCCGCAGCTGGAATCTTCGGCGAACCGCGATTCCGCCACGGTCGCCGCGACGCCGACGTCGGCACCCGCCGCCACGCCGGCGACCCCCGCCGAACCCGCCGCCGCAGCGGCGGCCCCCGTCGACGATGACGTCATCCAGGAGAACCCGGACGACACCACCCTGGCCCGCTACCAGAGCGACGTCGCGCGCACGCTGTCCGAGGTGCCCGGTATCACCCGCGCCTACTGGCTGACCCGCGCCACCCTGGTGATCGACCGCAGCGGCAGCGACCAGATGGTCTGGCCGCTGATCTGCAGCGAGCTGGAGCGCTACCCGCCGCTGCGCACCGTGCGCGTGCAGCTCAACCCGCGCCCGGGCAGCGAAGATGCCGTGCGCTGGAGGCAGTGCCGGACGATCTAG
- a CDS encoding phasin family protein has product MSAEPDTPGHTPGLGSVADLQAQAGRIARELGDNAHQVWLAGIGALARAQNEGSRLFDQLAEEGRQVEGADASAAGAAGRLEGLRQSLDSAMGRAQARAGEAWETMGKVFEQRVQQTLRQLDVPTRDDLDALGARIDALTRELQRSRGTDAAAPPPPEI; this is encoded by the coding sequence ATGAGCGCTGAACCCGACACCCCCGGCCACACCCCCGGACTGGGCAGCGTCGCCGACCTGCAGGCACAGGCCGGCCGCATCGCCCGCGAACTGGGTGACAACGCCCACCAGGTCTGGCTCGCCGGTATCGGCGCGCTGGCCCGCGCACAGAACGAGGGCAGCCGGCTGTTCGACCAGCTGGCCGAGGAAGGCCGCCAGGTCGAGGGCGCGGATGCTTCGGCCGCCGGCGCCGCCGGCCGGCTGGAAGGCCTGCGCCAGAGCCTGGACTCGGCGATGGGCCGGGCACAGGCCCGCGCCGGCGAGGCCTGGGAAACCATGGGCAAGGTGTTCGAGCAGCGCGTGCAGCAGACGTTGCGCCAGCTCGATGTGCCCACCCGCGACGACCTGGACGCGCTCGGCGCGCGCATCGACGCGCTGACCCGCGAACTGCAGCGCTCGCGCGGTACGGACGCCGCTGCCCCGCCGCCGCCGGAAATCTGA
- a CDS encoding polyhydroxyalkanoic acid system family protein, which yields MARIDILHPHTRSADEARAIVDGIAAQLRDRYGVSGAWQGDSVQLSGPGLQGQVELLPRQVRVTAELGFLLSALRGQVEAEIRRVLDERLD from the coding sequence ATGGCCCGCATCGACATCCTGCATCCGCACACCCGCAGCGCGGACGAGGCGCGCGCGATCGTCGACGGCATCGCCGCGCAGCTGCGCGACCGCTACGGGGTTTCCGGTGCTTGGCAGGGCGACTCGGTCCAGCTGTCCGGCCCCGGCCTGCAGGGCCAGGTCGAGCTGCTGCCGCGCCAGGTCCGGGTGACGGCCGAACTGGGTTTCCTGCTGTCGGCGCTGCGCGGCCAGGTCGAGGCCGAGATCCGGCGGGTGCTGGACGAGCGCCTGGACTGA
- a CDS encoding FHA domain-containing protein: protein MSDLQLHFAQRQQADHPLSPGVHRVVRQPNGALGIGDALPGVLLLQFCLDRRGLWLQVPPGARGVHVNGRPVQRMALLRAGDAVYVDGVELLVRAPLRPRPAPLDPGEHAGDPRVVLRGVGGQHHGRSFTLGPPRLVGTSREADIRIDDPAFPARHALLERHGDVVLLRGLGQESSVVNGVAVRDAVLGVGDQVVFDGQHRFVVEFPAAPADVPSQATVPAAETEPVAAVSDDGPARPRARLPWLLLAALLLGLVFSALLWFGAR from the coding sequence ATGTCCGACCTGCAACTCCATTTCGCCCAGCGCCAGCAGGCGGACCACCCCCTGTCCCCCGGCGTCCACCGCGTCGTCCGCCAGCCCAACGGCGCGCTGGGGATCGGCGATGCGCTGCCCGGGGTGCTGCTGCTGCAGTTCTGCCTGGACCGGCGTGGGCTGTGGCTGCAGGTGCCTCCCGGCGCCCGCGGGGTCCACGTCAACGGGCGCCCGGTGCAGCGGATGGCGCTGCTGCGTGCCGGCGACGCGGTCTACGTCGACGGTGTGGAACTGCTGGTGCGCGCGCCGCTGCGGCCGCGGCCGGCGCCGCTGGACCCGGGCGAGCATGCCGGCGACCCCCGCGTCGTCCTGCGCGGCGTGGGTGGCCAGCACCATGGCCGCAGCTTCACTCTCGGTCCGCCGCGGCTGGTCGGCACCTCGCGCGAGGCCGACATCCGCATCGACGACCCCGCGTTCCCGGCGCGGCATGCGCTGCTTGAGCGGCATGGGGACGTGGTCCTGCTGCGCGGCCTCGGCCAGGAATCCAGCGTGGTGAACGGCGTGGCGGTGCGCGACGCTGTGCTCGGTGTGGGCGACCAGGTGGTGTTCGACGGGCAGCACCGGTTCGTCGTGGAATTCCCGGCCGCGCCGGCGGACGTTCCGTCGCAGGCGACGGTGCCGGCCGCGGAGACCGAGCCGGTTGCCGCAGTGTCGGACGATGGCCCGGCCCGGCCCCGGGCGCGCCTGCCCTGGCTGCTGCTGGCCGCGCTGCTGCTGGGCCTGGTGTTCAGCGCGCTGCTGTGGTTTGGCGCGCGCTGA
- the msrQ gene encoding protein-methionine-sulfoxide reductase heme-binding subunit MsrQ — MSRRPRPPTPAALVWAKAAVHVAALLPAAWLAWQIADVWRTGRDALGADPVAEIEHRTGLWALRLLLLTLAVTPLRQLTGQAVLLRFRRMLGLYAFFYASLHLTAYLVLDLGGYWTQVFEEIAKRPYITVGFAAWLLLVPLAITSTLGWMRRLGRRWGQLHRLVYAVGVLAVLHFWWLVKSDLREPALYAAILAVLLGWRAVRWLSARQTTAAR; from the coding sequence ATGAGCCGCCGCCCGCGACCGCCCACGCCGGCGGCGCTGGTGTGGGCCAAGGCCGCCGTGCATGTGGCCGCGCTGCTGCCGGCGGCGTGGCTGGCCTGGCAGATCGCCGACGTATGGCGCACCGGCAGAGACGCGCTCGGCGCCGACCCGGTGGCCGAGATCGAGCACCGCACCGGCCTGTGGGCGCTGCGCCTGTTGCTGCTGACCCTGGCGGTGACGCCGCTGCGGCAGCTCACCGGCCAGGCGGTGCTGCTGCGCTTCCGGCGCATGCTCGGCCTGTACGCCTTCTTCTACGCGAGCCTGCACCTGACCGCCTACCTGGTGCTGGACCTCGGCGGCTACTGGACGCAGGTGTTCGAGGAGATCGCCAAGCGCCCGTACATCACCGTCGGTTTCGCCGCCTGGCTGCTGCTGGTGCCGCTGGCGATCACCTCCACCCTGGGCTGGATGCGGCGGCTGGGCCGGCGCTGGGGCCAGTTGCACCGGCTGGTCTACGCCGTGGGCGTGCTGGCGGTGCTGCACTTCTGGTGGCTGGTGAAGTCCGACCTGCGCGAGCCGGCGCTGTACGCGGCGATCCTGGCGGTGCTGCTGGGCTGGCGCGCGGTGCGGTGGCTCAGCGCGCGCCAAACCACAGCAGCGCGCTGA
- the msrP gene encoding protein-methionine-sulfoxide reductase catalytic subunit MsrP — MPILRLPRIPAGEITDEPVYRDRRRLLAAFAASPLLGAVSGCAEAEPPPPPKTAISSADAKAGFRTDEELTRYEDITTYNNFYEFGTDKGDPSRAAKTLRTSPWSVAVDGECARPGRVALEDLLHGLAPQERVYRLRCVEGWSMVIPWLGVPLGDVLKRFEPTSRAKYVAFTTLADPKQMPGIRYRSINWPYREGLRIDEAMHPLTLLATGLYGKPLPQQNGAPLRLVVPWKYGFKSIKSIVAIRFAERMPPTAWHDLQPSEYGFFSNVNPDVDHPRWSQKTERRIAGSKSKLFAGRIPTRPFNGYAEQVAAMYAGMDLRKWY; from the coding sequence ATGCCGATCCTGCGCCTGCCCAGGATTCCTGCCGGCGAAATCACCGACGAGCCGGTCTACCGCGACCGTCGCCGGTTGCTGGCCGCCTTCGCCGCCAGCCCGCTGCTCGGCGCCGTGTCCGGTTGCGCCGAGGCCGAACCTCCGCCGCCACCGAAGACAGCGATCAGCAGCGCCGACGCGAAGGCCGGCTTCCGCACGGACGAGGAACTCACCCGCTACGAGGACATCACCACCTACAACAACTTCTACGAATTCGGCACCGACAAGGGCGACCCCTCGCGCGCGGCCAAGACGCTGCGTACCTCGCCCTGGTCGGTGGCCGTGGACGGCGAATGCGCCAGGCCCGGCCGCGTCGCGCTGGAAGACCTGCTGCACGGGCTGGCGCCGCAGGAGCGCGTCTACCGGCTGCGCTGCGTCGAGGGCTGGTCGATGGTGATCCCGTGGCTGGGCGTGCCGCTGGGCGACGTGCTCAAGCGCTTCGAACCGACCTCCCGGGCGAAGTACGTGGCCTTCACCACCCTGGCCGATCCCAAGCAGATGCCGGGCATCCGCTACCGCTCGATCAACTGGCCGTATCGCGAGGGCCTGCGCATCGACGAGGCCATGCACCCGCTGACCCTGCTGGCCACCGGCCTGTACGGCAAGCCGCTGCCGCAGCAGAACGGCGCGCCGCTGCGGCTGGTGGTGCCGTGGAAGTACGGTTTCAAGTCGATCAAGTCCATCGTGGCGATCCGCTTCGCCGAGCGGATGCCGCCGACGGCCTGGCACGACCTGCAGCCGTCGGAGTACGGCTTCTTCTCCAACGTCAACCCGGACGTCGACCACCCGCGCTGGAGCCAGAAGACCGAGCGCCGCATTGCCGGCAGCAAGAGCAAGCTGTTCGCCGGGCGGATCCCGACCCGCCCGTTCAACGGCTACGCCGAGCAGGTCGCCGCGATGTACGCCGGCATGGACCTGCGCAAGTGGTACTGA
- the serC gene encoding phosphoserine transaminase — protein MARAYNFSAGPATLPEPVLRQAQAEMLDWNGVGASIVELSHRGAEFMDVAAQAEADLRRLLSVPDDYAVLFLAGGATTQQALLALNFAAPGQVADYVVTGHWGRTAIRQVEPYVRVHVAADGGPGGFRDIPPRDTWSLSADAAYVHITANETIHGVEFRDTPEVGAAPLFADFSSSIASEPVDVSRYGLIYAGAQKNLGPVGISVVIVRRELLQREGQPRADIFTYASHAARDSMLNTPPTWNWYLLGLTVKWMLDEGGVEEFARRNAAKAGLVYGAIDASGGFYRNEVAPAVRSRMNIPFFLSDETLTARFVAESKAAGLLALKGHKAVGGLRASLYNAMPVAGAQALVDFMHDFQQRHG, from the coding sequence ATGGCGCGCGCCTACAACTTCAGTGCCGGCCCTGCGACATTGCCGGAACCGGTCCTGCGCCAGGCGCAGGCCGAGATGCTGGACTGGAACGGCGTGGGCGCCTCGATCGTGGAGCTGAGCCATCGCGGCGCAGAATTCATGGACGTGGCCGCGCAGGCCGAGGCCGACCTGCGCCGGTTGCTGTCGGTGCCGGACGACTACGCGGTGCTGTTCCTGGCCGGCGGCGCGACCACCCAGCAGGCACTGCTGGCGCTGAACTTCGCCGCGCCCGGGCAGGTCGCCGACTACGTGGTCACCGGCCACTGGGGCAGGACCGCGATCAGGCAGGTCGAGCCGTACGTGCGCGTGCACGTGGCCGCCGACGGCGGGCCGGGCGGCTTCCGCGACATCCCGCCGCGCGACACCTGGTCGCTGAGCGCGGATGCGGCCTACGTCCACATCACCGCCAACGAGACCATCCACGGCGTCGAGTTCCGCGACACGCCGGAGGTGGGCGCCGCACCGCTGTTCGCCGACTTCAGTTCCTCGATCGCCTCCGAACCGGTGGACGTGTCCCGCTACGGGCTGATCTACGCCGGCGCGCAGAAGAACCTGGGCCCGGTCGGGATCTCGGTGGTGATCGTGCGCCGCGAGCTGTTGCAGCGCGAGGGCCAGCCGCGCGCGGACATCTTCACCTATGCCTCGCACGCGGCGCGCGACTCGATGCTCAACACCCCGCCGACCTGGAACTGGTACCTGCTCGGCCTGACCGTGAAGTGGATGCTTGACGAGGGCGGAGTGGAGGAATTCGCGCGGCGCAATGCGGCCAAGGCCGGACTCGTCTACGGCGCGATCGACGCGTCCGGCGGCTTCTACCGCAACGAAGTGGCCCCGGCGGTACGTTCGCGGATGAACATCCCGTTCTTCCTGTCCGACGAGACCCTGACCGCGCGCTTCGTCGCCGAGTCGAAGGCGGCCGGCCTGCTGGCGTTGAAGGGGCACAAGGCGGTCGGCGGGCTGCGCGCCTCGCTGTACAACGCCATGCCGGTGGCCGGCGCGCAGGCGCTGGTCGATTTCATGCACGATTTCCAGCAGCGGCATGGCTGA
- the pheA gene encoding prephenate dehydratase, whose protein sequence is MAPPKKTAAGQPAKKKPAPRGKQAAPAAAPPLLADVRAQIDGIDRRIQELIAQRAGFALQVGKAKGKLAAAVDYYRPEREAQVLRMVVDRNEGPLSDEVLVHVFREIMSACLAQQEPLKIGYLGPEGTFSQQAVLKHFGRSAHGLPLGSIEEVFQEVEAGNADFGVVPVENSGQGTIQVTLDMFLTSQLKICGEVELKVHQYLLSRSGRIEDIERVYAHPQAFAQTAGWLRANLPKAEKVPVSSNAEGARRARGADDAAAIAGESAAHVYGLKKVIMRPIQDDKDNTTRFLVIGRQIFPPSGHDRTSVLVFIHDKPGALFDVLSPFARHGISMNRIESRPSHQAKWEYAFFIDLAGHVEDEAMKQALAELEKHAAQVKVLGSYPVAVP, encoded by the coding sequence ATGGCACCACCGAAAAAAACCGCGGCCGGACAGCCGGCGAAGAAGAAACCGGCGCCGCGAGGCAAGCAGGCCGCGCCTGCGGCTGCGCCGCCGCTGCTTGCCGACGTGCGCGCGCAGATCGACGGCATCGACCGCCGGATCCAGGAACTGATCGCGCAGCGCGCCGGCTTCGCCCTCCAGGTCGGCAAGGCCAAGGGCAAGCTGGCCGCGGCGGTGGACTACTACCGGCCCGAGCGCGAGGCGCAGGTTCTGCGCATGGTGGTCGACCGCAACGAGGGGCCGCTGTCGGACGAAGTCCTGGTCCACGTGTTCCGCGAGATCATGTCGGCCTGCCTGGCGCAGCAGGAGCCGCTGAAGATCGGCTACCTGGGTCCGGAGGGCACCTTCAGCCAGCAGGCGGTGCTCAAGCACTTCGGCCGCTCGGCGCACGGGCTGCCGCTGGGCAGCATCGAGGAAGTGTTCCAGGAGGTCGAGGCCGGCAACGCCGACTTCGGGGTGGTGCCGGTGGAGAATTCGGGGCAGGGCACGATCCAGGTCACCCTGGACATGTTCCTGACCTCGCAGCTGAAGATCTGCGGCGAGGTCGAGCTGAAGGTGCACCAGTACCTGCTCTCGCGCAGCGGGCGGATCGAGGACATCGAACGCGTCTACGCGCACCCGCAGGCGTTCGCGCAGACCGCCGGCTGGCTGCGCGCCAACCTGCCCAAGGCGGAGAAGGTGCCGGTGTCGAGCAATGCCGAGGGCGCGCGCCGGGCGCGCGGCGCCGACGACGCGGCGGCCATCGCCGGCGAGAGCGCGGCGCACGTGTACGGCCTGAAGAAGGTCATCATGCGTCCGATCCAGGACGACAAGGACAACACCACGCGCTTCCTGGTGATCGGCCGGCAGATCTTCCCGCCGTCGGGGCACGACCGCACCTCGGTGCTGGTGTTCATCCACGACAAGCCCGGCGCGCTGTTCGACGTGCTCAGTCCGTTCGCCCGGCACGGGATCAGCATGAACCGGATCGAGTCGCGGCCGTCGCACCAGGCCAAGTGGGAGTACGCGTTCTTCATCGACCTTGCCGGGCACGTGGAGGACGAGGCGATGAAGCAGGCGCTGGCGGAACTGGAGAAGCACGCAGCGCAGGTGAAAGTACTGGGGTCGTATCCGGTGGCGGTGCCGTAG
- the aroA gene encoding 3-phosphoshikimate 1-carboxyvinyltransferase: MSQQSQHWVATAGQPLRGTLEIPGDKSVSHRSVMLAALADGVSTIDGFLEGEDTRATAAIFSRLGVRIETPSPSRRIVHGVGVDGLKPADGSLDCGNAGTGMRLLAGLLAAQPFDSVLVGDESLSRRPMRRVTGPLVQMGARIDTQDDGTPPLRINGGQALTGIDYTLPVASAQVKSALLLAGLYASGETSVTEPHPTRDYTERMLSAFGVEIEFAPGYAKLRGGQRLRATDIAVPADFSSAAFFLVAASIVPGSELRLRAVGLNPRRTGLLRALRLMGADISEENPSTHGGEPVADLVVRYAPLRGIEVPEVLVPDMIDEFPALFVAAACAEGPTVVRGAAELRVKESDRLAAMAVGLRTLGLRIDETPDGATIHPGPLGAGTIESHGDHRIAMAFAVAAQRAAGEVRVDDVANVATSFPGFDRLAQDCGFGLRG; this comes from the coding sequence ATGTCGCAGCAGTCGCAGCATTGGGTCGCAACCGCCGGGCAGCCGCTGCGCGGCACGCTGGAGATCCCGGGGGACAAGTCGGTCTCGCACCGCTCGGTGATGCTGGCCGCGCTGGCCGACGGGGTGTCGACCATCGACGGGTTCCTCGAGGGCGAGGACACCCGGGCGACCGCGGCGATCTTCTCGCGGCTGGGCGTGCGCATCGAGACGCCATCGCCGTCGCGGCGGATCGTGCACGGGGTGGGCGTCGATGGCCTCAAGCCCGCCGACGGATCACTGGATTGCGGCAACGCCGGCACCGGCATGCGCCTGCTGGCCGGCCTGCTGGCGGCGCAGCCGTTCGACAGCGTGTTGGTCGGCGACGAGTCGCTGTCCAGGCGGCCGATGCGGCGCGTGACCGGGCCGCTGGTGCAGATGGGCGCGAGGATCGACACGCAGGACGACGGCACGCCGCCGCTGCGCATCAACGGTGGCCAGGCGCTGACCGGGATCGACTACACCCTGCCGGTGGCCAGCGCGCAGGTGAAGTCGGCGCTGCTGCTGGCCGGCCTGTACGCGTCGGGCGAGACCTCGGTGACCGAGCCGCATCCGACCCGCGACTACACCGAGCGCATGCTCTCCGCCTTCGGGGTGGAGATCGAGTTCGCGCCCGGTTACGCGAAGCTGCGCGGTGGCCAGCGCCTGCGCGCGACCGACATCGCGGTGCCGGCGGACTTCTCCTCGGCGGCGTTCTTCCTGGTCGCGGCCAGCATCGTGCCCGGCTCCGAGCTGCGCCTGCGTGCGGTCGGGCTCAACCCGCGCCGCACCGGGCTGTTGCGGGCGCTGCGGCTGATGGGTGCGGACATCAGCGAGGAGAATCCGTCCACCCACGGCGGCGAGCCGGTGGCCGACCTGGTGGTGCGGTACGCGCCGCTGCGAGGCATCGAGGTGCCCGAGGTGCTGGTGCCGGACATGATCGACGAGTTCCCGGCGCTGTTCGTGGCCGCGGCCTGCGCTGAAGGCCCGACCGTGGTGCGCGGCGCGGCCGAGTTGCGGGTCAAGGAATCCGACCGGCTGGCGGCGATGGCGGTCGGCCTGCGCACGTTGGGCCTGCGGATCGACGAGACGCCCGACGGCGCCACGATCCATCCCGGGCCGCTGGGCGCCGGCACGATCGAAAGCCATGGCGACCATCGGATCGCCATGGCCTTCGCGGTGGCCGCGCAGCGCGCGGCCGGGGAGGTGAGGGTGGACGACGTGGCCAACGTGGCCACGTCGTTCCCGGGCTTCGACCGGCTGGCGCAGGACTGCGGTTTCGGCCTGCGCGGTTGA